In Peromyscus eremicus chromosome 2, PerEre_H2_v1, whole genome shotgun sequence, a single genomic region encodes these proteins:
- the LOC131904656 gene encoding U6 snRNA-associated Sm-like protein LSm6, producing MSLRKQTPSDFLKQIIRRPVVVKLNSGVEYRGVLVCLDGYMNIALEQTEEYVNGQLKNKYGDAFIRGNNVLYRSTQKRRM from the coding sequence ATGAGTCTACGGAAGCAAACCCCTAGTGACTTCTTAAAACAAATCATCCGACGGCCAGTTGTGGTGAAACTAAATTCTGGAGTGGAGTATCGAGGGGTCCTGGTCTGCCTGGATGGCTACATGAATATAGCATTGGAACAGACGGAAGAGTATGTAAATGGACAGCTGAAGAATAAGTACGGGGATGCGTTCATCCGAGGAAACAATGTGCTGTATAGAAGCACCCAGAAGAGAAGGATGTGA